From a single Mycolicibacterium mengxianglii genomic region:
- a CDS encoding GMC oxidoreductase gives MAPDYDVLVIGSGFGGSVTALRLTEKGYRVGVLEAGRRFADEEFAETSWNLRKFLWAPRLGCFGIQRIHLLRNVMILAGAGVGGGSLNYANTLYVPPEPFFNDPQWKDITDWRAELMPHYEQAQRMLGVVTNPTFTDADRVMKEVADEMGVGDTFVPTPVGVFFGPDGTKTPGKRVPDPYFGGAGPERTGCIECGSCMTGCRFGAKNTLLKNYLGLAESAGAQVHPMTTVTSFGQRGDGLWEVQTARTGRVLRRGQRTFTASHVVLAAGTYGTQKLLFKMRDAGRLPRLSDKLGVLTRTNSESIVGAGLLEVRPDLDLTHGVAITSSIHPTADTHVEPVRYGKGSNVMGLLQTLMTDGTGPLGTDKPRWRQLLEQAAEDPRRMLRMLNTRQWSERTVIALVMQHLDNSITTYTRKNRLGLRRLTSKQGHGLPNPTWIPAGNEVTRRIAAKIDGVAGGTWGELFNIPLTAHFLGGAAIGEDTQHGVIDPYQRVHGYPTLSVMDGAAISANLGVNPSLSITAQAERAASLWPNKGEADLRPAPGAPYRRLAPIVPKNPVVPSGAPAALRHLPIEPVTSAG, from the coding sequence ATGGCTCCTGATTACGACGTTCTGGTCATCGGGTCTGGGTTCGGCGGAAGCGTGACTGCGCTGCGACTCACGGAAAAGGGTTACCGGGTCGGTGTGCTCGAAGCCGGCCGCCGGTTCGCCGACGAGGAGTTTGCCGAGACCTCGTGGAATCTGCGCAAATTCCTGTGGGCCCCGCGGCTGGGGTGCTTCGGCATCCAGCGGATCCACCTGTTGCGCAACGTGATGATCCTCGCCGGCGCCGGTGTCGGCGGCGGCTCGCTGAACTACGCCAACACCCTCTACGTCCCACCGGAGCCGTTCTTCAACGATCCGCAGTGGAAGGACATCACCGATTGGCGGGCCGAGTTGATGCCGCACTACGAGCAGGCGCAACGGATGCTCGGTGTGGTGACCAACCCGACGTTCACCGACGCCGACCGGGTCATGAAAGAGGTCGCCGACGAGATGGGTGTCGGCGACACGTTCGTGCCCACCCCGGTTGGTGTCTTCTTCGGTCCTGACGGCACCAAAACCCCCGGCAAACGGGTGCCCGACCCCTACTTCGGCGGCGCCGGCCCGGAACGCACCGGGTGCATCGAGTGCGGATCCTGCATGACCGGCTGCCGGTTCGGGGCCAAGAACACGCTCCTGAAGAACTACCTGGGTCTAGCTGAATCGGCTGGGGCGCAAGTTCATCCGATGACCACCGTGACCAGTTTCGGCCAGCGCGGCGACGGGCTGTGGGAAGTCCAGACGGCACGGACCGGCAGGGTGCTGCGCCGGGGACAGCGGACCTTCACCGCCAGCCACGTGGTGCTGGCCGCCGGTACCTACGGCACCCAGAAGCTGCTGTTCAAGATGCGTGACGCCGGCCGGCTGCCGAGGCTGTCGGACAAACTCGGCGTGCTCACCCGCACCAACTCCGAATCCATCGTCGGCGCCGGGCTTCTGGAGGTCCGACCCGATCTGGACCTCACCCACGGCGTGGCGATCACCTCGTCGATCCACCCGACCGCCGACACCCACGTCGAGCCGGTCCGCTACGGCAAGGGTTCCAATGTGATGGGCCTGCTGCAGACGTTGATGACCGACGGCACCGGACCGTTGGGCACCGACAAGCCGCGGTGGCGGCAATTGCTGGAGCAGGCGGCCGAAGATCCGCGCAGGATGTTGCGGATGCTCAACACCAGGCAGTGGAGTGAGCGCACCGTGATCGCGTTGGTGATGCAACATCTGGACAACTCGATCACCACCTACACCCGAAAGAACCGGCTGGGGCTGCGGCGGTTGACCAGCAAGCAGGGCCACGGTCTACCGAACCCGACGTGGATCCCCGCGGGCAACGAAGTGACCCGCCGGATCGCCGCCAAGATCGACGGCGTGGCCGGTGGTACCTGGGGTGAGTTGTTCAACATCCCGCTCACCGCCCACTTTCTCGGCGGCGCAGCCATCGGCGAGGATACCCAGCACGGCGTCATCGACCCGTATCAGCGGGTGCACGGTTATCCCACCTTGTCGGTGATGGATGGTGCGGCCATCTCGGCCAACCTCGGGGTGAACCCGTCACTGTCGATCACCGCGCAGGCTGAGCGGGCCGCCTCGCTGTGGCCGAACAAGGGCGAAGCCGACCTGCGGCCCGCACCGGGTGCGCCGTACCGACGACTGGCGCCGATCGTCCCGAAGAACCCCGTTGTTCCGTCGGGTGCTCCGGCGGCATTGCGGCACTTGCCCATTGAACCGGTGACCTCAGCAGGCTGA
- a CDS encoding GuaB3 family IMP dehydrogenase-related protein: protein MVEIGMGRTARRTYELEDINIVPSRRTRSSKDVSTAWQLDAYRFEIPVISHATDALVSPEFAIELGRLGGLGVLNGEGLIGRHADVEAKVAQVVEAAAKEPEAEHGLKAAIRLLQQLHAAPLDPELLGAAVGRIRDAGVTTAVRVSPQNAQALTPALIAAGVDLLVIQGSIISAERVASDGEPLNLKTFISELDVPVVAGGVLDHRTALHLMRTGAAGVIVGYGSTWGVTTSDEVLGISVPMATAIADAAAARREYLDETGGRYVHVLADGDIHTSGELAKAIACGADAVVLGTPLALAAEALGDGWFWPAAAAHPSLPRGALLQVESGERPSLDQVLNGPSDDPFGSLNLVGGLRRAMAKAGYCDLKEFQKVGLAVGS, encoded by the coding sequence ATGGTCGAGATCGGCATGGGCCGGACCGCCCGCCGGACCTATGAACTCGAAGACATCAATATCGTTCCGTCGCGGCGCACCAGGTCGAGCAAAGACGTCTCCACGGCGTGGCAGCTGGATGCGTACCGGTTCGAGATCCCGGTCATCAGTCACGCCACCGATGCCCTGGTCTCGCCGGAGTTCGCCATCGAGCTGGGCCGCCTCGGCGGGCTCGGTGTCCTCAACGGCGAAGGACTGATCGGCAGGCACGCCGATGTCGAAGCCAAGGTGGCTCAGGTGGTCGAGGCCGCGGCCAAGGAGCCTGAGGCCGAGCACGGTTTGAAGGCAGCGATCCGGCTGTTGCAGCAGCTGCACGCCGCCCCGCTCGATCCTGAGCTGTTGGGCGCGGCCGTCGGGCGGATCAGGGACGCGGGTGTCACCACGGCGGTCCGGGTCAGCCCGCAGAACGCCCAGGCGCTGACACCGGCACTGATCGCCGCAGGTGTCGATCTGCTGGTCATCCAGGGCAGCATCATCTCGGCCGAGCGGGTGGCCTCCGATGGTGAGCCGCTCAATCTAAAGACCTTCATCTCCGAGCTCGACGTGCCCGTCGTCGCCGGTGGGGTGCTCGATCACCGCACGGCACTGCACCTGATGCGCACCGGTGCCGCCGGCGTCATCGTCGGTTATGGCTCCACGTGGGGCGTCACCACCAGTGACGAGGTGCTCGGTATCAGCGTGCCGATGGCCACCGCGATCGCCGATGCCGCCGCGGCCCGGCGTGAGTACCTCGACGAGACCGGCGGCCGCTACGTGCATGTTCTGGCCGACGGCGATATCCACACTTCCGGCGAGCTGGCGAAGGCGATCGCCTGCGGCGCCGACGCCGTGGTCTTGGGCACCCCGCTGGCCTTGGCCGCCGAGGCGCTCGGCGACGGTTGGTTCTGGCCCGCCGCGGCCGCGCACCCGTCCTTGCCGCGGGGCGCGCTGCTGCAGGTGGAGTCGGGGGAGCGGCCGTCACTGGATCAGGTGCTCAACGGGCCGTCGGATGACCCGTTCGGTTCGCTGAACCTGGTGGGCGGTTTGCGTCGCGCCATGGCGAAGGCCGGCTACTGCGATCTCAAGGAGTTCCAGAAGGTCGGCCTGGCCGTCGGCAGCTGA
- the guaB gene encoding IMP dehydrogenase — translation MLGLTFDDVLLLPAASDIIPATADTSSQLTKKIRLRVPLVSSAMDTVTEARMAIAMARAGGMGVLHRNLPMAEQAAQVETVKRSEAGMVTDPVTCSPENTLAEVDAMCARFRISGLPVVDQGGQLVGIITNRDMRFEVDQNKPVAEVMTKAPLITAREGVTADAALGLLRRHKIEKLPIVDGNGKLTGLITVKDFVKTEQHPYATKDSDGRLLVGAAVGVGDDAWDRSMALVDAGVDVLIVDTAHAHNRRVLDMVGKLKAEVGERVEVVGGNVATRGGALALVEAGADAVKVGVGPGSICTTRVVAGVGAPQITAILEAVTACAPYGVPVIADGGLQYSGDIAKALAAGASTAMLGSLLAGTAEAPGELIFVNGKQFKSYRGMGSLGAMQGRGAAGSVRGSFSKDRYFQDDVLSEDKLVPEGIEGRVPFRGPLTTVIHQLTGGLRAAMGYTGAASIEQLQQAQFVRITAAGLKESHPHDITMTAEAPNYYTR, via the coding sequence ATGCTCGGCCTGACCTTTGACGATGTGCTGCTGCTGCCTGCGGCATCCGACATCATCCCGGCCACCGCCGACACCTCGAGCCAGCTGACGAAGAAGATCCGACTGCGGGTGCCTCTGGTCAGTTCGGCGATGGACACCGTGACCGAAGCGCGGATGGCGATCGCGATGGCCCGCGCCGGCGGAATGGGTGTGCTGCACCGCAACCTGCCGATGGCTGAGCAGGCCGCTCAGGTGGAGACCGTCAAGCGGTCCGAAGCCGGGATGGTCACCGACCCGGTCACCTGCTCGCCGGAGAACACGCTGGCCGAGGTCGACGCGATGTGCGCCCGGTTCCGTATCTCGGGTCTGCCGGTGGTGGATCAGGGTGGGCAGCTCGTCGGCATCATCACCAACCGCGACATGCGCTTCGAGGTCGACCAGAACAAGCCCGTCGCCGAGGTGATGACCAAGGCGCCGCTGATCACCGCTCGCGAAGGTGTCACCGCCGACGCCGCCTTGGGGCTGTTGCGTCGGCACAAGATCGAGAAGCTGCCGATCGTCGACGGCAACGGCAAGCTGACCGGCCTGATCACCGTCAAGGACTTCGTCAAGACCGAGCAGCACCCGTACGCCACCAAGGACAGCGACGGACGGCTGTTGGTCGGGGCTGCCGTGGGTGTCGGTGACGACGCCTGGGACCGGTCGATGGCGCTGGTGGACGCCGGGGTGGACGTGCTGATCGTCGACACCGCCCACGCCCACAACCGTCGGGTGCTGGACATGGTGGGCAAGCTCAAGGCCGAGGTCGGTGAGCGGGTCGAGGTGGTCGGCGGAAACGTCGCCACCCGCGGCGGGGCGTTGGCCCTGGTGGAGGCCGGCGCCGATGCGGTGAAGGTGGGTGTCGGGCCCGGGTCGATCTGCACCACCCGGGTGGTGGCCGGGGTGGGTGCCCCGCAGATCACCGCGATCCTCGAAGCCGTCACCGCGTGCGCGCCGTATGGCGTGCCGGTGATCGCCGACGGTGGCCTGCAGTACTCCGGTGACATCGCCAAGGCGCTGGCCGCCGGCGCGTCGACGGCCATGCTCGGCTCGCTGCTGGCCGGCACTGCCGAAGCGCCGGGTGAGCTGATCTTCGTCAACGGCAAGCAGTTCAAGAGCTATCGCGGGATGGGCTCGCTGGGCGCGATGCAGGGACGAGGGGCGGCGGGTTCGGTGCGCGGCTCCTTCTCCAAGGACCGCTACTTCCAGGACGACGTGCTCTCCGAGGACAAGTTGGTGCCCGAGGGCATCGAGGGCCGGGTCCCGTTCCGCGGACCGTTGACCACGGTCATTCACCAGTTGACCGGTGGTCTGCGCGCCGCCATGGGCTACACCGGCGCAGCGAGCATCGAACAGCTGCAACAAGCGCAGTTTGTGCGGATCACCGCGGCAGGGCTCAAGGAGAGCCACCCGCACGACATTACGATGACGGCCGAAGCGCCGAACTACTACACCCGCTAG
- a CDS encoding DUF5319 domain-containing protein, producing MRDHLPPGLPPDPFADDPADPSAALDAIEPGQPLDPQERTAVEADLADLAVYEALLAHKGIRGLVVCCDECQQDHYHDWDMLRANLLQLLIDGTVRPHEPAYDPEPDSYVTWDYCRGYADASLNEATSDSDGYR from the coding sequence GTGCGCGACCACCTCCCACCGGGTTTGCCGCCCGACCCCTTCGCTGACGACCCCGCGGATCCTTCGGCGGCCCTTGACGCGATCGAACCTGGGCAACCGCTGGACCCGCAGGAGCGGACCGCGGTCGAGGCCGACCTCGCCGACCTCGCGGTATACGAAGCGTTGTTGGCGCACAAAGGAATTCGCGGGTTGGTGGTGTGCTGTGACGAATGCCAGCAGGACCACTACCACGACTGGGACATGCTTCGGGCAAACCTGCTGCAGTTGCTCATCGACGGCACCGTCCGTCCGCATGAGCCGGCTTACGATCCCGAACCCGACTCTTACGTCACCTGGGACTACTGCCGCGGCTACGCGGACGCCTCACTGAATGAGGCCACTTCCGACAGTGACGGATATCGCTGA
- a CDS encoding anti-sigma-D factor RsdA, giving the protein MPDFGWGADRGRRDFGGSQGPGDDSLDAIAHSDQLLDALAGQYRVPPSDAGEAELLALLEGWRDGVRRPAATNLISEYDAAAAVQRGRAQRPVASNGTRRHLAVVGSVAAAVLCIGGFGAVVAGAGPGDSLYGMRTALFGEPESVRGDQVALAAQTEMAEVRRLIDQGDWEQAQQKLETVTTAVADVGDVSRKQELVQEWHELNVKVESRDPAATLPPPAPGDPELTLPVPVSVSEATSSPAETTTGETTSPSTTPATTEDTSPSSAPQTSPSEGAPAPTSAPETSAPETSAPAATNPTSTTNPPSPSTSPTTTRPTTTTSPPTTTTTPTTTPPTTTTTTTTTTTQAQAEAPTSAPAQVAPGSTVVEADTETVTTAEEVPASSVPPGSVPRSVVSPTTTTVPVGPLIQLPIPGLN; this is encoded by the coding sequence ATGCCTGATTTCGGTTGGGGTGCTGATCGCGGACGACGTGACTTCGGTGGCTCCCAAGGTCCGGGCGACGACTCGCTCGACGCCATCGCCCACAGCGACCAGCTGCTCGATGCGCTCGCCGGGCAGTACCGGGTTCCGCCTTCCGATGCCGGCGAAGCCGAACTGCTGGCGCTGCTCGAAGGCTGGCGTGACGGTGTACGACGGCCGGCGGCGACCAACCTGATCAGCGAATACGACGCCGCCGCAGCGGTGCAGCGAGGCCGCGCGCAGCGGCCCGTCGCGTCCAACGGCACCCGTCGTCACCTCGCGGTGGTCGGCTCGGTGGCGGCGGCAGTGCTGTGCATCGGCGGGTTCGGTGCTGTCGTCGCCGGCGCAGGGCCGGGCGACTCGCTGTACGGCATGCGAACCGCACTGTTCGGCGAGCCGGAGTCGGTTCGCGGCGATCAGGTGGCGCTGGCCGCTCAGACGGAGATGGCCGAGGTGCGACGCCTGATCGACCAGGGCGACTGGGAGCAGGCGCAGCAGAAGTTGGAGACCGTCACAACAGCGGTCGCCGACGTCGGTGACGTGAGCCGCAAACAGGAATTGGTGCAGGAGTGGCACGAGCTCAACGTCAAGGTCGAAAGTCGCGACCCTGCCGCCACGCTGCCTCCGCCGGCGCCGGGTGACCCGGAGTTGACGTTGCCGGTCCCGGTCTCGGTCTCGGAGGCGACGAGCTCACCTGCGGAGACGACCACGGGGGAGACCACCTCGCCGTCGACGACACCCGCGACGACGGAGGACACCTCACCGTCGTCGGCGCCGCAGACCTCGCCCTCGGAGGGCGCACCGGCACCCACGTCGGCACCGGAAACGTCGGCCCCGGAAACGTCGGCCCCGGCGGCCACGAACCCGACCAGCACGACGAACCCGCCGTCCCCGAGCACCTCGCCGACGACGACCAGACCCACAACCACGACGTCGCCGCCCACCACGACAACGACGCCCACCACGACGCCGCCCACCACGACAACAACGACCACGACAACGACGACGCAGGCGCAAGCCGAGGCGCCCACGTCGGCACCGGCGCAGGTCGCGCCGGGATCGACAGTTGTGGAGGCGGACACCGAGACGGTGACCACCGCAGAAGAGGTGCCAGCGAGTTCAGTGCCACCGGGTTCAGTACCACGGAGTGTGGTGTCGCCGACGACCACCACGGTGCCCGTCGGTCCGCTGATTCAGCTGCCCATCCCGGGCCTGAACTGA
- a CDS encoding sigma-70 family RNA polymerase sigma factor translates to MTIPGERLDVVVADAVAGDRNALREVLETIRPIVIRYVRARIGTAERSGLSADDVAQEVCLAAMMALPRYQDQGRPFLAFVYGIAAHKVADAHRAAGRNKADPTDVVPERLSVEAGPEQLAMNADSAARMEALLKVLPEKQREILILRVVVGMSAEETAEAVGSTAGAVRVAQHRALARLKSEIGATGYDYA, encoded by the coding sequence ATGACCATTCCAGGAGAACGTCTCGACGTCGTCGTTGCTGATGCGGTGGCTGGCGATCGAAATGCGCTCCGGGAAGTGCTGGAGACGATCCGTCCCATTGTGATCCGTTACGTGCGGGCTCGCATTGGAACTGCGGAGCGCAGTGGTCTTTCAGCTGATGACGTGGCTCAGGAGGTGTGCTTGGCCGCCATGATGGCGCTGCCGCGGTACCAGGATCAGGGACGACCGTTCCTGGCTTTCGTGTATGGCATCGCAGCGCACAAGGTAGCTGACGCACATCGTGCGGCCGGCCGGAACAAAGCTGACCCCACCGATGTCGTGCCCGAACGACTGAGCGTCGAGGCGGGCCCCGAACAGCTGGCGATGAACGCCGACTCGGCGGCGCGGATGGAGGCGCTGCTGAAGGTGCTCCCCGAGAAGCAACGCGAGATCCTGATCCTGCGGGTGGTGGTCGGGATGTCCGCCGAAGAGACGGCCGAAGCCGTGGGCAGTACCGCCGGTGCGGTGCGGGTGGCCCAGCATCGGGCGTTGGCGCGACTCAAGTCTGAGATCGGGGCGACGGGGTACGACTATGCCTGA
- a CDS encoding WhiB family transcriptional regulator, producing the protein MPQPQQLPGPNADIWDWQMEGLCRGVDSSMFFHPDGERGRARAQREMRAKEMCRRCPVIAQCRSHALAVGEPYGIWGGLSESEREMLLKRGIRRTA; encoded by the coding sequence ATGCCACAGCCGCAGCAGCTACCTGGCCCCAACGCCGACATCTGGGATTGGCAGATGGAGGGACTTTGCCGGGGAGTCGATTCGTCCATGTTCTTCCATCCCGACGGTGAGCGCGGCCGGGCCCGCGCTCAGCGCGAGATGCGCGCCAAGGAAATGTGCCGGCGCTGCCCGGTTATCGCACAATGCCGGTCCCATGCGCTTGCCGTCGGCGAGCCCTACGGCATCTGGGGCGGACTGTCGGAGTCCGAGCGCGAAATGTTGCTCAAACGCGGTATTCGTCGCACTGCCTGA
- a CDS encoding LysR family transcriptional regulator, translating to MDLTAAGRVFKTEARNTLRSLDHAVRRAQQVGHGVLRIATPPGTGAGLLRELIRGYLTRFGSDTVELVFTREQTSAVRDGRADVALVCSAEDLTGLDAQNVAIEHPVALVATDHPFAARQTLTMTRLLRDPAYAAELPPVGLDALVDLVATGQLIAVVGDSATDRLGRHVAAVPVTGLAPIDVLLAWPADSHDPRVAALLDLIGPARRQSA from the coding sequence GTGGACCTGACCGCCGCCGGCCGGGTGTTCAAAACCGAAGCGCGCAACACCCTTCGCTCGCTCGACCACGCCGTCCGCCGGGCGCAGCAGGTCGGCCACGGTGTGCTGCGCATCGCGACGCCACCGGGCACGGGTGCGGGGCTGCTGCGCGAGCTGATCCGCGGCTACCTCACCCGCTTCGGCTCCGACACCGTGGAACTCGTGTTCACCCGGGAGCAGACCTCCGCGGTCCGCGACGGCCGGGCCGACGTCGCTCTGGTGTGCTCGGCCGAGGACCTGACCGGCCTGGACGCCCAGAACGTCGCCATCGAACACCCGGTGGCGTTGGTGGCGACAGACCACCCCTTCGCAGCCCGGCAGACTCTGACCATGACGCGCCTGCTCCGCGACCCTGCTTACGCCGCGGAATTGCCGCCCGTTGGTCTGGACGCCCTGGTCGATCTGGTGGCCACCGGCCAATTGATTGCGGTCGTCGGCGACAGTGCGACAGACCGGCTCGGCCGACATGTCGCCGCAGTACCGGTGACCGGGCTTGCTCCCATCGATGTCCTGCTGGCGTGGCCGGCCGACTCGCATGATCCGCGAGTCGCGGCCCTGCTCGATCTGATCGGCCCGGCCCGCCGCCAGTCAGCATGA
- the groL gene encoding chaperonin GroEL (60 kDa chaperone family; promotes refolding of misfolded polypeptides especially under stressful conditions; forms two stacked rings of heptamers to form a barrel-shaped 14mer; ends can be capped by GroES; misfolded proteins enter the barrel where they are refolded when GroES binds) → MSKQIEFNETARRAMEAGVDKLANAVKVTLGPRGRHVVLAKAFGGPTVTNDGVTIAREIDLEDPFENLGAQLVKSVATKTNDVAGDGTTTATVLAQAIIKGGLRNVAAGANPIALGTGISKAADAVAEALLAGATQVSDKTSIAQVATVSSRDEEVGELVGEAMTKVGTDGVVSVEESSTLNTELEITDGVGFDKGFLSAYFVTDFDLQEAVLEDALILLHRDKISSLPDLLPLLEKVAEAGKPLLIVAEDVEGEALSTLVVNAIRKTLKAVAVKAPFFGDRRKAFLDDLAIVTGGQVVNPDVGLLLREAGLDVLGTARRVVVSKDETVIVDGGGTDEAVAARVKQLRAEIEATDSDWDREKLEERLAKLAGGVAVIKVGAATETALKERKHRVEDAVAAAKAAVEEGIVAGGGSALVQARSALDGLRASLKGDEALGVEVFSTALSAPLFWIAANAGLDGSVVVNKVEGLPANHGFNAATLTYGDLVADGVIDPVKVTRSAVVNAASVARMILTTETAIVEKPVEEEEPAGHGHHGHSH, encoded by the coding sequence ATGAGTAAGCAGATCGAATTCAACGAAACCGCCCGCCGGGCCATGGAGGCCGGCGTCGACAAGCTTGCCAACGCGGTCAAGGTGACCCTCGGCCCCCGTGGCCGCCACGTAGTCCTCGCCAAAGCCTTCGGTGGCCCGACCGTCACCAATGACGGCGTGACGATCGCCCGCGAGATCGACCTGGAAGACCCGTTCGAGAACCTGGGTGCCCAGCTGGTCAAGTCGGTTGCCACCAAAACCAACGATGTCGCCGGTGACGGCACCACCACCGCCACCGTGCTGGCGCAGGCCATCATCAAGGGCGGGCTGCGCAACGTCGCGGCCGGCGCCAACCCGATCGCACTGGGTACCGGCATCAGCAAGGCCGCCGACGCGGTGGCCGAGGCGCTGCTGGCCGGAGCCACCCAGGTGTCCGACAAGACCTCGATCGCACAGGTCGCCACCGTGTCTTCGCGTGACGAAGAGGTCGGCGAACTGGTCGGCGAGGCAATGACCAAGGTCGGCACCGACGGCGTGGTCAGTGTCGAGGAGTCCTCGACACTGAACACCGAGCTCGAGATCACCGACGGTGTGGGCTTCGACAAGGGCTTCCTGTCGGCATACTTCGTCACCGATTTCGACCTGCAGGAGGCCGTCCTGGAGGACGCGCTGATCCTGCTGCACCGGGACAAGATCAGCTCGCTGCCCGACCTGTTGCCGCTGCTGGAGAAGGTGGCCGAGGCTGGAAAGCCGCTGCTCATCGTCGCCGAGGACGTCGAGGGCGAGGCGCTGTCGACTCTGGTGGTCAACGCCATCCGCAAGACGCTCAAGGCCGTCGCCGTCAAGGCGCCGTTCTTCGGTGACCGCCGCAAGGCGTTCCTCGACGATCTGGCCATCGTCACCGGTGGTCAGGTGGTCAACCCCGACGTCGGTCTGCTGCTGCGCGAGGCCGGCCTGGACGTGCTGGGCACTGCCCGCCGCGTCGTGGTGAGCAAGGACGAAACCGTGATCGTCGACGGCGGCGGCACCGACGAAGCCGTGGCGGCTCGCGTCAAGCAGCTGCGCGCCGAGATCGAGGCCACCGACTCCGACTGGGACCGCGAGAAGCTCGAAGAGCGACTGGCGAAGCTGGCCGGCGGCGTGGCCGTCATCAAGGTCGGTGCTGCCACCGAGACCGCGCTCAAGGAGCGCAAGCACCGCGTCGAGGATGCGGTGGCTGCGGCCAAGGCCGCGGTCGAAGAGGGCATCGTCGCCGGTGGCGGTTCTGCACTGGTGCAGGCCCGCTCGGCGCTCGACGGCCTGCGCGCATCGCTCAAGGGTGATGAGGCGCTCGGTGTCGAGGTGTTCAGCACCGCGCTCTCGGCGCCGCTGTTCTGGATCGCCGCCAACGCCGGTCTCGACGGCTCCGTCGTGGTCAACAAGGTGGAGGGGCTGCCGGCCAATCACGGCTTCAACGCCGCCACCCTGACCTACGGCGACCTGGTGGCCGATGGCGTCATCGATCCGGTCAAGGTGACCCGCTCCGCGGTGGTCAACGCCGCGTCGGTGGCGCGGATGATCCTCACCACCGAGACTGCGATCGTCGAGAAGCCGGTGGAGGAAGAAGAGCCTGCCGGCCACGGCCATCACGGCCACTCGCACTAG
- the groES gene encoding co-chaperone GroES, whose amino-acid sequence MASVNIKPLEDKILVQANEAETTTASGLVIPDTAKEKPQEGTVVAVGPGRWDEDGEKRIPLDVSEGDVVIYSKYGGTEIKYGGEEYLILSARDVLAVVSK is encoded by the coding sequence GTGGCGAGCGTGAACATCAAGCCACTCGAGGACAAGATCCTCGTACAGGCCAACGAGGCCGAGACCACGACCGCTTCCGGTCTGGTCATCCCCGACACCGCCAAGGAGAAGCCGCAGGAAGGCACCGTTGTCGCAGTTGGCCCCGGCCGCTGGGATGAGGATGGCGAGAAGCGGATTCCCCTGGACGTGTCCGAGGGCGACGTCGTGATCTACAGCAAGTACGGCGGCACCGAGATCAAGTACGGCGGCGAGGAGTACCTGATCCTGTCGGCCCGTGACGTGCTGGCCGTCGTCTCCAAGTAA